A single region of the Grus americana isolate bGruAme1 chromosome 3, bGruAme1.mat, whole genome shotgun sequence genome encodes:
- the MCFD2 gene encoding multiple coagulation factor deficiency protein 2 isoform X1, whose protein sequence is MAKLCTFTENMMSMRIFRMRLLFCFLAAFFISALAEEHVGESQHPNIRLDKNLVQDKDHIMEHLEGVIEKPESEMSPQELQLHYFKMHDYDGNNLLDGLELATAISHVHKEEGGEHTQAMKEEELISLIDDVLRDDDKNNDGYIDYAEFAKSLE, encoded by the exons ATGGCTAAACTGTGCACGTtcact GAGAACATGATGTCCATGAGGATTTTTAGAATGCGtctgctgttctgctttctggCTGCATTCTTCATCTCTGCCCTAGCTGAGGAACACGTAGGAGAGAGTCAACATCCAAATATTCGCCTTGATAAGAACTTGGTACAAGATAAAGA ccaCATCATGGAACATTTGGAAGGTGTTATTGAGAAACCAGAATCTGAGATGTCTCCACAAGAGTTGCAGCTTCATTACTTCAAAATGCATGATTACGATGGCAATAATTTGCTAGATGGGTTAGAGCTTGCTACTGCTATATCACATGTCCACAAAGAG gAAGGTGGTGAGCATACCCAGGCAATGAAAGAAGAAGAGCTGATTAGTCTAATAGATGATGTCTTAAGAGATGATGATAAGAACAATGATGGATACATTGACTATGCAGAATTTGCAAAATCACTGGAATAA
- the MCFD2 gene encoding multiple coagulation factor deficiency protein 2 isoform X2, whose product MMSMRIFRMRLLFCFLAAFFISALAEEHVGESQHPNIRLDKNLVQDKDHIMEHLEGVIEKPESEMSPQELQLHYFKMHDYDGNNLLDGLELATAISHVHKEEGGEHTQAMKEEELISLIDDVLRDDDKNNDGYIDYAEFAKSLE is encoded by the exons ATGATGTCCATGAGGATTTTTAGAATGCGtctgctgttctgctttctggCTGCATTCTTCATCTCTGCCCTAGCTGAGGAACACGTAGGAGAGAGTCAACATCCAAATATTCGCCTTGATAAGAACTTGGTACAAGATAAAGA ccaCATCATGGAACATTTGGAAGGTGTTATTGAGAAACCAGAATCTGAGATGTCTCCACAAGAGTTGCAGCTTCATTACTTCAAAATGCATGATTACGATGGCAATAATTTGCTAGATGGGTTAGAGCTTGCTACTGCTATATCACATGTCCACAAAGAG gAAGGTGGTGAGCATACCCAGGCAATGAAAGAAGAAGAGCTGATTAGTCTAATAGATGATGTCTTAAGAGATGATGATAAGAACAATGATGGATACATTGACTATGCAGAATTTGCAAAATCACTGGAATAA